From one Brachypodium distachyon strain Bd21 chromosome 4, Brachypodium_distachyon_v3.0, whole genome shotgun sequence genomic stretch:
- the LOC100832173 gene encoding golgin candidate 6: MDSRSINLRGFAGNAGKNIMQGIGGFVFGNERSESKEDSYVERFLDRISNGTIPDDRRSAMTELQSLVAESRSAQMSFGAMGFPVLLNILKEDREDVELVRGALETLVSALTPIETSQGPKTEVQPASMNSDLLSRETENISLLLSLLTEEDFYVRYYTIQLLTALLTNSLKRLQEAILLIPRGITVLMDMLMDREVIRNEALLLLTYLTRDAEEIQKIVVFEGAFEKLFSIIREEGYSDGGVVVQDCLELLNNLIRTNASNQMLLKETIGFDPLISILKIRRGSAFNFTQQKTVNLLGALHTVELLLMGGPPGEQGKDTSKINNQTALAQKNILDHLLLLGVESQWAPVALRCTALRCIGSLVLRNPQNLDSLANKQVGEEPHLQPALNAILAIILRTSIAQEFVAADYVFKCFCEKNPNGQALLASTIAPHPNQGPATHGASVDMPFGSVLLQALVSSDVNGDMEACCRASSVLTHVIKDNLQCKDRVLQIQLETPTPSLGRTEPLLHRIVTCLSLAALTEGENDQSSQSEESYIQPVILRLLIIWLADCANGVNCLLESAVHLNYIIELASNKRNTGCVRGLAAVVLGACVLNNASREKGRDAFAVADAISQKIGLTTYFLRFDELRKSFLHLPSGQQHHKQLSRSSANSMSDFQEIEEEETNKGDQHPVLSEIFDSQFVSFLNKLESDIRENIMDIFSRTKTATAVLPGELEQKNGEIDGEYIKRLKSFVEKQCNEMQDLLGRNAMLAEDLVRTGGGTTSDSSERSSSGRERVQIEALKQELEGAARRIEVLKTEKAQIEAEASNQRNLAVKLESDLKSLADAYNSLEQANYRLDAEAKTLRQGGSVPYPDVEAIKAQAKEEAEKESEVELGDLLVCLGQEQTKVEKLSARLAELGEDVDTLLQGIGDDAALPDDNDEDDDDEDEDDEK; this comes from the exons ATGGACTCCCGGTCGATCAACCTGCGGGGCTTCGCCGGAAACGCCGGGAAAAACATCATGCAG GGAATTGGGGGATTCGTCTTCGGCAACGAGAGGTCCGAGTCCAAGGAAGATAG CTATGTCGAGAGATTCCTAGACCGCATAAGCAATGGCACGATACCCGATGATAGGAGGTCTGCCATGACTGAGCTGCAGTCCCTTGTGGCAGAGAGCCGCTCGGCTCAGATGTCATTTGGAGCTATGG GCTTCCCTGTCCTTCTCAACATTCTGAAAGAAGATCGTGAGGATGTTGAGCTTGTCAGAGGTGCCCTGGAAACCCTTGTGAGCGCACTGACTCCTATTGAGACGTCACAGGGACCTAAAACTGAGGTTCAACCGGCATCAATGAACTCTGATTTGCTTTCTCGAGAAACAGAGAATATTTCTCTTCTGTTGAGTTTGCTG ACAGAGGAAGATTTCTATGTGCGGTATTATACAATCCAGCTATTAACAGCTCTACTTACAAACTCGCTGAAAAG ATTACAGGAGGCAATTCTGTTAATTCCTCGTGGTATAACAGTTTTGATGGACATGCTTATGGATCGTGAG GTCATAAGGAATGAAGCACTGTTACTTCTTACTTATCTGACCCGGGATGCAGAG gaaattcaaaaaattgttgtatTCGAGGGTGCATTTGAAAAGCTATTTAGCATTATCAGAGAGGAAGGATACTCTGATGGAGGTGTTGTTGTTCAG GATTGCCTTGAACTCTTAAATAATTTAATACGGACCAATGCGTCCAACCAG ATGCTTTTGAAAGAGACAATAGGCTTTGACCCATTGATATCAATACTAAAGATTAGGAGAGGCAGCGCATTCAATTTTACCCAACAAAAG ACGGTAAATCTTCTCGGTGCTTTACATACTGTTGAACTGCTTTTGATGGGAGGCCCACCTGGTGAACAAGGTAAAGATACTAGCAAGATCAACAATCAAACTGCACTAGCTCAG AAAAATATTCTGGACCATCTTCTATTGTTGGGCGTTGAGAGTCAGTGGGCCCCTGTAGCTCTGCGCTGCACG gcTCTGCGGTGTATTGGCAGTTTGGTATTAagaaatcctcaaaatcttgaTTCTCTTGCAAACAAGCAAGTTGGAGAAGAACCTCATCTTCAGCCGGCACTGAATGCGATCTTAGCTATAATCTTACGAACCTCCATAGCTCAGGAGTTTGTTGCTGCTGATTATGTCTTCAAGTGTTTCTGTGAG AAAAATCCCAATGGCCAGGCGTTACTAGCATCAACTATTGCTCCACATCCAAACCAAGGCCCTGCAACCCATGGTGCTTCTGTTGACATGCCATTTGGAAG TGTACTTCTGCAAGCTCTGGTGTCAAGTGATGTTAATGGAGATATGGAG GCATGTTGCAGAGCATCTAGTGTTCTTACTCACGTAATCAAGGACAATTTGCAATGCAAAGATCGT gTATTGCAAATTCAGCTTGAAACACCTACGCCATCCTTGGGACGCACTGAGCCGCTCTTGCATCGAATTGTTACATGTTTATCCCTTGCAGCTTTAACAGAGGGAGAGAATGACCAAAGCAGTCAATCAGAAGAATCATATATTCAGCCTGTTATTCTCCGGCTACTCATCATATGGCTTGCGGACTGTGCAAATGGTGTAAATTGCCTTTTGGAATCAGCAGTACATCTGAACTACATAATCGAGCTTGCTTCAAATAAACGCAACACAGGTTGCGTTCGTGGATTAGCTGCTGTGGTTTTAGGTGCTTGTGTCCTTAACAATGCAAGCCGTGAGAAGGGCCGAGATGCCTTCGCTGTTGCAGATGCTATAAGTCAAAAGATTGGGCTTACCACATACTTTTTGAGGTTCGATGAGTTACGTAAAAGCTTTCTGCACCTACCATCAGGGCAGCAGCACCACAAGCAGCTTTCACGGTCTAGTGCAAATAGTATGTCTGATTTCCAAGAAATTGAAGAGGAGGAAACAAATAAAGGCGACCAACATCCAGTCCTCTCTGAAATTTTTGATTCACAATTCGTTAGTTTCCTCAATAAGCTTGAGTCCGATATTAGAGAGAATATAATGGATATCTTTAGTCGAACAAAGACTGCAACCGCAGTTCTACCTGGTGAGTTGGAGCAGAAGAATGGGGAGATTGATGGAGAGTATATCAAGCGGCTGAAGTCATTTGTTGAGAAGCAATGCAATGAGATGCAG GACTTGCTAGGTCGAAATGCAATGTTAGCAGAAGATCTAGTGAGAACTGGTGGTGGTACCACTTCAGATTCTTCTGAGAGATCAAGCAGTGGCCGAGAAAGGGTTCAAATTGAAGCTCTCAAACAAGAATTGGAGGGAGCAGCACGACGAATAGAGGTGCTTAAAACCGAAAAGGCTCAGATTGAAGCTGAAGCTAGTAACCAACGAAACCTCGCAGTAAAACTGGAGTCTGATCTCAAGAGTTTGGCAGATGCTTACAATAGTCTGGAGCAGGCCAACTACCGCCTTGATGCCGAGGCGAAAACCTTGCGGCAGGGAGGCAGTGTACCTTATCCGGACGTGGAAGCAATAAAAGCGCAAGCAAAGGAAGAGGCAGAGAAGGAAAGCGAGGTAGAACTGGGTGACCTACTTGTCTGCCTTGGCCAGGAACAAACTAAGGTTGAGAAGCTGAGTGCAAGGCTGGCAGAGCTTGGTGAAGATGTGGACACCCTGCTGCAAGGTATCGGCGACGATGCTGCCTTACCGGATGACaatgatgaggatgatgatgatgaagatgaggatgatgaaAAATGA
- the LOC100838621 gene encoding tryptophan--tRNA ligase, cytoplasmic — MASAAPEVEKKEEAVEQEQVVNPWEVSAGKGGIDYDKLVDQFGCQRLDAALIDRIARLTGRTPHRFLRRGLFFAHRDLNEILDLYEKGEKFYLYTGRGPSSEALHLGHLVPFMFTKYLQDAFKVPLVIQLTDDEKFFWKNLTVEETKRLARENAKDIIACGFDFERTFIFTDFNFVGGAFYENMAKVARCVTYNKAVGIFGFAPEDHIGKISFPPVQAVPSFPSSFPHLFSGNDQLRCLIPCAIDQDPYFRMTRDVAPRIGYQKPSLIESRFFPALQGENTKMSASDPNSAIYVTDSTKEIKAKVNKYAFSGGQDSIELHRKLGANLEVDVPIKYLNFFLEDDDELKHIKKEYKEGRMLTGEVKQRLVMVLSEMVARHQRARAQVTEEMVDAFMAVRPLPNMFG, encoded by the exons AtggcttccgcggcgccggaggttgagaagaaggaggaggcggtggagcagGAGCAGGTGGTGAACCCGTGGGAGGTGTCGGCGGGGAAGGGCGGCATCGACTACGACAAGCTGGTCGACCAGTTCGGCTGCCAGCGCCTGGACGCCGCGCTCATCGACCGCATCGCGCGGCTCACCGGCCGCACCCCGCACCGGTTCCTCCGCCGCGGACTCTTCTTCGCCCACCG CGATTTGAACGAGATACTGGACCTGTACGAGAAGGGGGAGAAATTCTACCTCTACACGGGGAGGGGGCCCTCGTCCGAGGCGCTGCACCTCGGCCACCTCGTCCCTTTCATGTTCACCAA ATATTTGCAGGATGCTTTCAAGGTCCCTCTAGTAATACAGCTAACTGATGACGAGAAGTTCTTCTGGAAAAACTTGACTGTTGAGGAAACTAAAAGGCTTGCTCGTGAAAATGCAAAAGACATTATAGCATGTGGATTTGATTTTGAAAGGACTTTCATTTTCACTGATTTTAATTTCGTTGGAGG TGCCTTTTACGAAAATATGGCGAAAGTTGCCAGATGTGTCACATATAATAAA GCTGTAGGAATATTTGGATTCGCTCCTGAGGATCACATAGGAAAGATTAGCTTTCCTCCCGTGCAAGCAGTTCCATCATTTCCTTCTTCCTTTCCCCACCTATTTTCTGGCAATGACCAACTACGGTGCCTGATACCATGTGCAATAGATCAG GATCCTTATTTCAGGATGACCCGTGACGTTGCTCCAAGAATAGGTTATCAGAAGCCATCACTGATTGAGTCAAGATTTTTCCCTGCTCTTCAG GGGGAGAACACAAAAATGTCAGCTAGTGATCCAAATTCTGCGATATATGTGACAGATAGTACTAAAGAAATAAAGGCAAAG GTGAACAAGTATGCCTTCTCAGGTGGTCAGGACTCGATAGAACTCCATAGAAAACTTGGAGCTAACCTTGAG GTGGATGTCCCAATTAAGTACCTAAACTTCTTCCTCGAAGACGATGATGAGCTCAAGCATATAAAGAAG GAGTACAAGGAAGGAAGGATGCTTACCGGTGAAGTGAAGCAGCGGCTTGTTATGGTTTTATCTGAGATGGTTGCAAGACACCAAAGAGCTCGAGCTCAAGTGACCGAGGAG ATGGTTGATGCGTTCATGGCTGTGCGGCCTCTTCCCAACATGTTCGGCTGA
- the LOC100840951 gene encoding riboflavin synthase: MAPPTTAAAAMAAVRCHPQILRRGLPPASTKLPFASRVTTSTPLRVPPLRFSLSPVPKTISSSSSHIPVRSLFTGIVEEVGRVRRIGPPSTPSGGGGGGDAPGVDLEVETRNLLAGTQLGDSVAVDGTCLTVAAIDAAASTLTFGVAPETLRCTSLGDRVTGDDVNLERALTPASRMGGHFVQGHVDGTGEIAAFRPEGDSVWVTVRAPPEILRLLVPKGFVAVDGTSLTVVNVDEEAGWFDFMLVRYTQDNVVLPKKKVGDKVNLEADILGKYVEKLLAGRLQATPKADS; encoded by the coding sequence atggcgccgccgaccaccgccgccgcagccatggccgccgtccgCTGCCACCCGCAGATCCTCCGCAGGGGCCTTCCCCCCGCTTCAACCAAGCTCCCCTTCGCCTCCCGGGTTACGACCTCCACGCCGCTCCGCGTCCCGCCGCTGCGCTTCTCGCTCTCCCCTGTCCCAAAGaccatctcctcctcgtcctcccaCATCCCTGTACGCTCCCTCTTCACCGGGATcgtggaggaggtcggccGCGTGCGCCGCATCGGCCCGCCGTCCACGCCTtctgggggtgggggtggtggCGACGCTCCCGGCGTTGACCTAGAGGTCGAGACCAGGAACCTCCTCGCCGGGACGCAGCTGGGCGACAGCGTCGCCGTCGACGGGACCTGCCTCACCGTGGCGGCCATCGACGCCGCGGCCTCCACCCTCACCTTCGGCGTCGCGCCGGAGACCCTCCGATGCACGTCCCTCGGCGaccgcgtcacgggcgacgACGTCAACCTCGAGCGCGCGCTCACCCCGGCGTCCCGCATGGGCGGCCACTTCGTGCAGGGCCACGTCGACGGCACCGGCGAGATCGCCGCGTTCCGGCCCGAGGGAGACTCTGTCTGGGTCACCGTGCGTGCTCCCCCGGAGATCCTGCGCCTGCTCGTGCCCAAGGGGTTCGTCGCCGTGGACGGAACCAGCCTCACCGTCGTCAATGTGGATGAGGAGGCTGGGTGGTTTGACTTCATGCTCGTGCGCTACACCCAGGACAACGTCGTGCTGCCGAAGAAGAAGGTCGGGGACAAGGTGAATCTTGAGGCTGATATACTGGGGAAGTATGTCGAGAAGCTCCTCGCCGGGAGGTTGCAGGCTACACCCAAGGCGGATTCTTGA
- the LOC100834733 gene encoding acyl-CoA-binding domain-containing protein 6, with the protein MPSAKEPLPIKSEEPKLVVVEKENGKMLDIQDKEVTMEGLCSVTAYDQWTPLSVSGQPPKPRYKHGAAVVQEKSYVFGGNHNGRYLGDIQVLDIKSLSWSKLEGKIQSGPSETAETVSVAPCAGHSLIPYGNKILSLAGYTREPTENISVKEFDPQTCTWSTLRTYGKSPSSRGGQSVTLVGDTLVVFGGEGDGRSLLNDLHVLDLESMTWDEFESTGTPPSPRSEHAAACYADQYLLIFGGGSHSTCFSDLYLLDMQTMEWSRPEQHGITPEPRAGHAGITFGDNWFITGGGNSKKGVSETLVLNMSTLVWSVVTSLEGRAPPTSEGSSLVLHTINGEHFLLSFGGYSGRYSNEVYALKTSLTPSVPSPDINELETDDGMTPLSAAANSSRGPIFEIEELQDVKNNKRGDTNKTLVQAVKREKTQVEERLEQEKLQSFHLKKELTDMENRNVELTKELHSVRDQLSDEEARASKLENEILEIQQRLQKMLALEKEFESLRRETDDESDSASGSNKRTGGVGFRRWYGSTQEES; encoded by the exons ATGCCG AGTGCAAAAGAACCACTGCCTATTAAGTCCGAAGAGCCGAAATTAGTAGTGGTGGAGAAGGAGAACGGGAAGATGCTTGATATTCAGGACAAGGAAGTTACCATGGAAGGCCTCTGCTCCGTAACTGCTTATGATCAGTGGACGCCGCTCTCCGTCTCCGGACAGCCTCCGAAACCGCGATACAAG CATGGAGCTGCTGTTGTTCAGGAAAAGTCGTACGTCTTTGGCGGAAATCACAATGGCCGGTACCTTGGCGACATTCAG GTCCTGGATATCAAAAGTTTGTCATGGTCAAAGCTGGAAGGTAAAATTCAGTCAGGACCTTCAGAAACAGCCGAAACAGTTTCAGTTGCTCCTTGTGCTGGTCATTCACTG ATTCCATACGGAAACAAGATCCTGTCACTTGCAGGATACACCAGGGAACCTACAGAAAATATCAGTG TAAAGGAGTTTGATCCACAAACCTGCACTTGGTCTACCTTACGTACTTATGGGAAGTCACCG AGCTCACGTGGTGGTCAATCAGTGACTCTTGTTGGGGACACTTTAGTCGTGTTTGGAGGTGAAGGTGATGGGAGGTCTCTTCTGAATGACTTGCATGTTCTTGATCTCGAGAGCATGACTTGGGATGAATTTGAGAGCAC AGGCACTCCCCCTTCTCCAAGATCAGAGCATGCTGCTGCATGCTATGCAGACCAGTATCTATTGATATTTGGTGGTGGATCTCATTCTACATGTTTCAGTGATCTATATCTCCTTGACATGCAAACA ATGGAATGGTCAAGACCAGAGCAGCACGGTATTACTCCAGAACCAAGAGCAGGGCATGCTGGCATAACGTTTGGGGATAACTGGTTTATTACTGGTGGTGGCAATAGTAAGAAAG GTGTTTCGGAAACACTAGTACTTAACATGTCTACATTGGTATGGTCAGTTGTTACTAGTCTTGAAGGCCGTGCACCCCCTACAAGTGAG GGCTCGAGTTTAGTACTTCACACAATCAATGGGGAACATTTTCTGTTGTCATTTGGAGGATACAGTGGACGTTACAGTAATGAG GTTTATGCTCTGAAGACAAGTCTGACACCAAGTGTGCCATCTCCAGATATTAATGAACTTGAGACAGATGATGGCATGACTCCATTGTCTGCAGCAGCAAATTCTAGCAGGGGGCCTATATTCGAAATTGAAGAACTTCAAGATGTAAAG AATAACAAGAGAGGAGATACCAACAAAACATTGGTGCAAGCAGTTAAGCGTGAGAAGACCCAGGTAGAAGAAAGACTTGAACAAGAAAAGCTGCAGAGCTTCCACCTGAAGAAGGAACTAACTGATATGGAGAACAGAAATGTGGAGCTTACTAAG GAACTACACTCAGTTCGTGATCAACTTTCTGATGAAGAAGCGAGGGCTTCCAAACTCGAG AATGAAATTTTAGAGATTCAACAACGGCTGCAGAAGATGTTGGCCCTAGAAAAGGAGTTTGAGTCACTTCGGCGTGAAACGGATGATGAGTCTGATTCAGCTTCAGGCAGCAACAAGAGGACCGGTGGTGTGGGGTTCCGGAGGTGGTATGGAAGCACACAGGAGGAGAGTTGA
- the LOC100835870 gene encoding acyl-CoA-binding domain-containing protein 6, translating to MPNMFGFSRRRIKLGRSKGHQSDPLHGSRTPGRHLSLTNGGDPITTSVSGRADDLAYLCSSDSFDLDARALDSSENWAVLSTEGDKPNPRFAHAAAIVGSKMVVFGGDSGHGFLDDTKILNLEKLQWDSAAPKVRPSPSGRSLKLPACKGHCLVPWRNSVILVGGKTEPASDRLSVWTFNMETEIWSLMEAKGDIPVARSGHTVIRAGGALILFGGEDTKGKKRHDLHMFDLKSLTWLPLNYKGSGPSPRSNHIAALYDDRILLIFGGHSKSKTLNDLFSLDFETMVWSRVKTHGSHPSPRAGCSGALCGTKWYIAGGGSKKKWHAETWVFDVLESKWSVHAVPPSSSITTKKGFSMVPLYHRDKLVLVAFGGNKQDPSDKVEVLVVLQNEHSFSWRSAPDADPLMYEYSPSTKELAGHLNKCAPLYSNSSVARHSLTSTIERPPRGDSLSQHAALGTSLHRQYRQVEECSLAQKLQKSIDDDKYDDVDDWASCQTSTPKEHQNKRTGADFLIDKASIVALKEENSETEGPTGRRVARSSSDISHLYNSKITDLIRRNAALEDQLAAALASKDQAEKNLSLVINSREQLEKRLANKGKEAELLKEKISGLELAQEESNNISNTVHADNVRLEREVAFLKAITDETQKELHSTRRVLAGEQSRAFQLQVEVFHLKQRLQLVEGRAGTPRKPHPS from the exons ATGCCAAACATGTTTGGTTTCTCACGACGCCGGATCAAGCTTGGaag GTCAAAGGGCCACCAGAGTGATCCTTTGCACGGTTCTAGGACCCCTGGCCGGCATCTCAGCCTGACCAAT GGGGGTGACCCAATTACAACATCGGTGAGCGGCCGTGCAGATGACCTTGCTTACCTCTGCTCGTCTGATTCATTTGATCTTGATGCCCGTGCATTGGATAGCTCGGAGAATTGGGCAGTGTTGTCCACAGAGGGAGATAAACCCAATCCTCGTTTCGCT CATGCAGCAGCCATCGTGGGTAGCAAGATGGTAGTGTTTGGTGGCGATTCTGGTCATGGCTTTTTGGATGATACAAAG ATACTGAATTTAGAGAAGCTTCAATGGGATTCTGCAGCTCCTAAAGTCCGTCCATCGCCAAGTGGACGTTCTTTGAAGTTGCCAGCCTGCAAAGGTCATTGTCTG GTTCCATGGAGGAATAGCGTTATTCTTGTGGGAGGTAAAACCGAGCCTGCTTCTGATCGTTTATCAG TGTGGACTTTCAATATGGAAACGGAGATTTGGTCACTTATGGAAGCTAAGGGAGATATTCCT GTGGCTCGAAGTGGCCACACAGTGATCAGAGCAGGTGGTGCGCTGATACTTTTTGGTGGTGAGGacacaaaaggaaagaaacgACATGATCTACACATGTTCGATCTGAAGTCATTGACATGGCTTCCTTTGAACTATAA AGGTTCCGGACCTTCTCCAAGATCCAATCACATCGCTGCATTATATGATGATAGGATCCTTTTAATATTTGGAGGCCACTCAAAATCCAAGACCTTAAATGATCTATTTTCTTTAGATTTTGAGACA ATGGTATGGTCAAGAGTAAAGACACATGGTTCTCACCCATCGCCTCGAGCAGGTTGTAGTGGagctctatgtggaactaagtGGTACATTGCTGGTGGTGGAAGCAAGAAAAAGT GGCATGCGGAAACCTGGGTTTTTGATGTTCTAGAATCGAAGTGGTCTGTCCATGCAGTACCTCCCAGTTCCTCGATTACTACAAAGAAA GGCTTCAGCATGGTTCCTTTGTACCACAGGGACAAGCTTGTTCTTGTTGCTTTTGGAGGAAACAAACAAGATCCATCCGACAAG GTTGAAGTATTGGTGGTGCTGCAAAACGAGCATTCTTTTAGCTGGCGATCTGCCCCAGATGCAGACCCTTTGATGTATGAATATTCTCCAAGCACCAAAGAGCTTGCCGGTCATCTCAACAAATGTGCTCCTTTGTATTCTAATAGTTCTGTTGCAAGGCATAGTCTAACTTCGACAATAGAGCGCCCACCTAGAGGAGACTCCTTGTCGCAGCATGCAGCTTTGGGCACTTCACTCCACAGGCAGTACCGTCAAGTAGAGGAGTGCAGCTTAGCTCAAAAGCTTCAGAAATCAATCGATGATGACAAATACGATGATGTCGATGATTGGGCTTCATGTCAAACGAGCACC CCCAAAGAGCATCAGAACAAGAGGACAGGAGCTGATTTTCTGATTGACAAGGCCAGTATTGTAGCCCTAAAGGAAGAAAATTCGGAGACTGAAGGACCAACTGGGAGAAGGGTAGCCAGAAGCTCTTCAGACATCAGCCATCTGTACAACTCAAAAATAACTGATTTGATCAGaagaaacgccgcgctcgaaGACCAGCTTGCAGCTGCTCTGGCAAGCAAAGACCAGGCAGAGAAGAACTTGTCTTTGGTCATCAACAGTAGGGAACAATTGGAGAAGAGACTTGCCAACAAGGGAAAGGAAGCTGAGTTGCTAAAGGAGAAGATATCAGGCTTAGAGTTGGCACAAGAGGAGTCCAACAACATCTCTAACACCGTTCACGCTGACAATGTGCGCCTCGAGCGGGAAGTAGCGTTCCTGAAGGCCATCACGGATGAGACCCAAAAG GAGTTGCATTCTACTCGCAGAGTTTTAGCAGGAGAGCAGTCACGGGCATTCCAGCTCCAG GTTGAGGTGTTCCATCTGAAGCAACGGCTGCAGCTAGTGGAAGGAAGAGCGGGGACACCAAGGAAACCTCATCCTTCgtag
- the LOC100842781 gene encoding lysine-specific demethylase 6B, giving the protein MGQALRRASGRLRPPPPPPPPARPPPAHPPPPPPPRASSAATGAGAGGSLPQDRLDVSQDDATTSTKDVNGVLVERDPSYDDMLKHMVGRITTKPGGKPEMGEASVVERYNRPLPKVRTSEPEPGQGGHRQLPPGTLNVGHIQEIIQLYQGNSDGHNGPMSVDEIASRFRVKASVVQGIVQFVSLPQDKNVEKRDEHR; this is encoded by the exons ATGGGCCAGGCCCTGCGCCGCGCGTCGGGGCGCCTGAggccccctcccccacctccgcccccggcGAGGCCCCCGCCCGCTCacccacctccgcccccaccGCCACGGGCTTCGTCGGCGGCcactggcgccggcgccggcggaagCCTTCCCCAGGACCGACTCGACGTGTCACAGGACG ATGCCACAAcatcaacaaaagatgtcaaTGGTGTACTTGTGGAGCGTGATCCAAGTTATGATGACATGCTTAAGCACATGGTTGGGAGAATTACCACTAAGCCTGGAGGAAAGCCAGAGATGGGTGAA GCTTCCGTCGTAGAGCGATATAACAGGCCACTTCCAAAGGTCAGAACATCCGAACCCGAGCCCGGGCAAGGCGGGCACAGGCAACTACCTCCAGGAACCCTGAATGTTGGGCACATCCAAGAGATCATTCAACTGTACCAAGGGAATTCTGATGGTCACAACGGTCCGATGAGTGTGGATGAGATAGCCTCGAGGTTCAGAGTCAAAGCCTCCGTGGTCCAAGGAATCGTGCAGTTTGTCTCACTGCCGCAGGACAAAAACGTCGAAAAGAGAGACGAGCATCGTTAG